From the Streptococcus oralis ATCC 35037 genome, one window contains:
- a CDS encoding ABC transporter ATP-binding protein: MALLEVKQLTKHFGGLTAVGDVTLELNEGELVGLIGPNGAGKTTLFNLLTGVYEPSEGTVTLDGHLLNGKTPYKIASLGLSRTFQNIRLFKDLTVLENVLIAFSNHHKQHVLASFLRLPAFYKNEEELKSKALDLLKIFDLDGDADTLAKNLAYGQQRRLEIVRALATEPKILFLDEPAAGMNPQETAELTELIRRIKDEFKITIMLIEHDMNLVMEVTERIYVLEYGRLIAHGTPDEIKNNKRVIEAYLGGEA, translated from the coding sequence ATGGCATTACTTGAAGTTAAACAGTTAACCAAACATTTTGGCGGTCTAACAGCTGTTGGAGATGTCACTCTTGAATTGAACGAGGGAGAATTGGTTGGTCTGATTGGACCAAACGGGGCTGGTAAAACAACCCTTTTCAATCTCTTGACTGGTGTTTATGAACCGAGCGAAGGTACTGTGACACTAGATGGTCACCTCCTAAATGGGAAAACTCCCTATAAGATTGCCTCACTTGGTCTCAGTCGTACCTTCCAAAATATTCGTTTGTTCAAGGACTTGACAGTTTTGGAAAATGTTTTGATTGCATTTAGCAATCATCATAAACAACATGTTCTTGCGAGCTTCCTACGCCTACCAGCTTTTTATAAGAACGAGGAAGAATTAAAAAGCAAAGCTTTGGACTTGCTGAAGATTTTTGATTTGGATGGTGACGCAGATACTCTTGCCAAGAATCTGGCCTATGGCCAACAACGTCGATTAGAAATCGTTCGTGCTCTGGCAACTGAACCTAAAATCCTCTTTTTGGACGAACCTGCAGCTGGTATGAATCCACAAGAAACAGCTGAATTGACAGAATTGATCCGTCGTATCAAAGATGAATTTAAAATTACCATCATGCTTATCGAACATGACATGAATTTGGTTATGGAAGTTACTGAGCGTATCTATGTTCTTGAATATGGTCGGTTGATTGCTCATGGGACTCCGGATGAGATCAAGAACAACAAACGCGTTATCGAAGCTTATCTAGGAGGTGAAGCCTGA
- a CDS encoding ABC transporter ATP-binding protein: MSMLKVENLSVHYGMIQAVRDVSFEVNEGEVVSLIGANGAGKTTILRTLSGLVRPSAGKIEFLGKEIQKLPAQKIVAGGLSQVPEGRHVFPGLTVMENLEMGAFLKKNREENQANLKKVFSRFPRLEERKNQDAATLSGGEQQMLAMGRALMSTPKLLLLDEPSMGLAPIFIQEIFDIIQDIQKQGTTVLLIEQNANKALAISDRGYVLETGKIVLSGTGKELAASDEVRKAYLGG; encoded by the coding sequence ATGTCTATGTTAAAAGTTGAAAACCTCTCTGTGCATTACGGTATGATCCAAGCAGTTCGTGATGTAAGTTTCGAGGTTAATGAAGGTGAAGTTGTTTCCCTTATCGGTGCCAATGGTGCCGGTAAAACAACCATTCTTCGTACCCTTTCAGGTTTGGTTCGTCCAAGTGCTGGTAAAATTGAGTTTTTGGGAAAAGAAATTCAAAAGTTGCCTGCGCAAAAAATCGTGGCAGGTGGCCTTTCACAAGTTCCTGAAGGACGCCATGTTTTCCCAGGTTTGACTGTTATGGAAAACTTAGAAATGGGAGCCTTTTTAAAGAAAAATCGTGAAGAAAATCAAGCCAACTTGAAAAAAGTCTTTTCACGTTTCCCTCGTCTTGAAGAGCGTAAAAACCAAGATGCGGCAACTCTTTCAGGTGGTGAACAGCAGATGCTTGCTATGGGACGCGCTCTCATGTCTACACCTAAGCTCCTTCTCCTGGATGAGCCGTCAATGGGACTTGCCCCAATTTTTATCCAAGAAATTTTTGATATCATTCAAGATATTCAGAAGCAAGGAACAACAGTTCTCCTAATTGAGCAGAACGCCAACAAGGCCCTTGCTATCTCTGACCGTGGTTATGTCCTTGAAACAGGCAAGATTGTCCTATCAGGAACAGGAAAAGAACTCGCAGCATCCGATGAAGTCAGAAAAGCATATCTAGGTGGCTAA
- a CDS encoding CBS domain-containing protein, producing MAVKDFMTRKVVYISPDTTVAHAADLMREQGLHRLPVIENDQLVGLVTEGTIAEASPSKATSLSIYEMNYLLNKTKVKDVMIRDVVTVSGYASLEDATYLMLKNKIGILPVVDNHQVYGVITDRDVFQAFLEIAGYGEEGIRVRFITENEVGVLGKIVALIVEEDLNISHTVNIPRKDGKVVIEVQIDGKIDLTALKEKFEKEGIQVEEITHTSAKVL from the coding sequence ATGGCAGTTAAAGATTTCATGACCCGTAAGGTAGTTTATATCAGTCCAGATACGACTGTAGCACACGCAGCAGATTTGATGCGCGAGCAAGGTTTGCACCGTTTACCTGTTATCGAAAACGATCAATTAGTTGGATTGGTAACAGAAGGAACCATTGCGGAAGCCAGCCCATCTAAAGCAACCAGTCTCTCTATCTATGAGATGAATTATCTTCTGAATAAAACCAAAGTAAAAGATGTAATGATTCGAGATGTCGTGACGGTTTCTGGCTATGCTAGTCTAGAAGATGCGACCTACCTGATGCTGAAAAATAAAATTGGGATATTGCCAGTCGTAGACAATCATCAGGTCTACGGCGTCATTACAGACCGCGATGTTTTTCAGGCTTTCTTGGAAATCGCCGGATACGGAGAAGAGGGGATTCGGGTTCGTTTCATTACAGAAAATGAAGTCGGAGTACTGGGGAAAATTGTAGCTTTAATTGTAGAAGAGGATTTAAATATTTCCCATACTGTAAACATTCCACGTAAGGATGGCAAGGTCGTCATCGAAGTTCAAATTGATGGAAAAATCGATTTGACTGCATTAAAGGAAAAGTTTGAAAAAGAAGGAATTCAAGTGGAGGAGATTACTCATACCTCTGCCAAAGTCCTTTAA
- the prfB gene encoding peptide chain release factor 2 (programmed frameshift) translates to MDISEIRQKIDANREKLASFRGSLDLEGLEEEIAILENKMTEPDFWNDNIAAQKTSQELNELKNTYNTFRKMEELQDEVEILLDFLAEDESVHDELVEQLTELDMMMTSYEMTLLLSEPYDHNNAILEIHPGSGGTEAQDWGDMLLRMYTRYGNAKGFKVEVLDYQAGDEAGIKSVTLSFEGPNAYGLLKSEMGVHRLVRISPFDSAKRRHTSFTSVEVMPELDDTIEVEIREDDIKMDTFRSGGAGGQNVNKVSTGVRLTHIPTGTVVQSTVDRTQYGNRDRAMKMLQAKLYQMEQEKKAAEVDSLKGEKKEITWGSQIRSYVFTPYTMVKDHRTSFEVAQVDKVMDGDLDGFIDAYLKWRIS, encoded by the exons ATGGACATTTCAGAAATTCGTCAAAAAATTGACGCAAATCGTGAAAAATTAGCTTCTTTTAGGGGGTCTCTT GACCTCGAAGGCTTAGAGGAAGAGATTGCCATCTTGGAAAACAAGATGACAGAACCTGATTTTTGGAACGATAATATCGCGGCCCAAAAAACGTCGCAAGAATTGAATGAATTAAAAAACACCTACAATACCTTCCGTAAAATGGAAGAGTTGCAGGATGAAGTTGAGATTTTATTGGACTTTTTAGCAGAAGACGAGTCAGTCCATGATGAACTGGTCGAACAGTTGACAGAACTGGATATGATGATGACCAGCTACGAGATGACCCTTCTCTTGTCAGAACCTTATGACCATAATAATGCAATCTTGGAAATCCATCCAGGATCTGGTGGTACTGAGGCACAGGACTGGGGCGATATGTTGCTTCGTATGTATACTCGTTATGGAAATGCCAAAGGCTTTAAAGTAGAAGTCTTGGATTACCAAGCTGGTGATGAAGCAGGTATCAAGTCTGTGACCTTGTCTTTTGAAGGACCCAATGCTTATGGCCTACTTAAATCAGAAATGGGTGTTCACCGTTTAGTCCGTATTTCGCCATTTGACTCTGCCAAACGTCGCCATACCTCTTTCACATCTGTAGAAGTAATGCCAGAGTTGGATGATACCATCGAAGTGGAGATTCGTGAAGATGATATCAAAATGGATACCTTCCGTTCAGGTGGTGCTGGTGGACAAAACGTCAATAAGGTTTCAACAGGTGTGCGTTTGACACACATTCCTACGGGAACTGTCGTCCAATCAACGGTCGATCGTACCCAGTATGGAAATAGAGATCGTGCCATGAAGATGTTGCAGGCTAAGCTCTATCAAATGGAGCAAGAAAAGAAAGCTGCGGAAGTTGATTCCCTTAAAGGTGAGAAAAAAGAAATCACATGGGGAAGCCAAATCCGTTCATATGTTTTCACGCCTTATACTATGGTAAAAGATCACCGTACAAGCTTTGAAGTTGCTCAGGTAGATAAGGTGATGGATGGAGACCTTGATGGTTTTATCGATGCCTACCTCAAGTGGCGAATCAGCTAA
- the ftsE gene encoding cell division ATP-binding protein FtsE — protein sequence MSIIEMRDVVKKYDNGTTALRGVSVTIEPGEFAYIVGPSGAGKSTFIRALYREVKIEKGSLSVAGFNLVKIKKKDVPLLRRSVGVVFQDYKLLPKKTVYENIAYAMEVIGESRRNIKKRVMEVLDLVGLKHKVRSFPNELSGGEQQRIAIARAIVNNPKVLIADEPTGNLDPDNSWEIMNLLERINLQGTTVLMATHNSQIVNTLRHRVIAIENGRVVRDEAKGEYGYDD from the coding sequence ATGTCAATCATTGAAATGAGAGATGTTGTCAAAAAGTATGACAATGGAACGACTGCCCTGCGTGGTGTATCTGTTACTATTGAACCAGGAGAGTTTGCCTATATCGTAGGACCTTCTGGAGCAGGTAAGTCAACCTTTATTCGAGCTTTATATCGAGAAGTAAAGATCGAAAAAGGAAGCCTATCAGTTGCAGGCTTTAATTTAGTTAAAATTAAGAAGAAAGATGTCCCACTACTACGTCGTAGTGTCGGGGTAGTCTTTCAGGATTACAAACTTTTGCCTAAGAAGACCGTTTATGAGAATATTGCCTATGCAATGGAAGTAATCGGTGAGAGCCGTCGCAATATCAAAAAACGTGTTATGGAAGTATTGGACCTGGTTGGTTTGAAACATAAGGTTCGCTCTTTCCCTAATGAACTCTCAGGTGGAGAGCAGCAACGGATTGCGATTGCTCGCGCGATTGTCAACAATCCTAAGGTATTGATTGCCGATGAGCCAACAGGAAACTTGGACCCAGATAATTCATGGGAAATTATGAATCTGTTGGAACGCATCAATCTCCAAGGTACTACTGTCTTGATGGCAACCCACAATAGCCAGATTGTAAATACCTTGCGCCACCGTGTCATTGCCATTGAAAATGGCCGTGTCGTTCGTGACGAAGCTAAAGGAGAATATGGATACGATGATTAG
- the ftsX gene encoding permease-like cell division protein FtsX — translation MISRFFRHLFESLKSLKRNGWMTVAAVSSVMITLTLVALFASVIFNTAKLATDIENNVRVMVYIRKDVADNSETIEKEGQTVTNNDYHKVYDALKAMPAVKSVTFSSKEEQYEKLTETMGDDWKVFEGDANPLYDAYVVDTNSPSDVKTVAEEAKKIEGVSEVQDGGANTQRLFELASFIRVWGLVIAGLLIFIAVFLISNTIRITIISRSREIQIMRLVGAKNGYIRGPFLLEGAFIGLLGAAIPSVLVFFVYNMVYQSVNKSLVGQNLSMITPDVFIPLMTVLLFIIGIFIGSIGSGISMRRFLKI, via the coding sequence ATGATTAGTAGATTTTTTCGCCATTTATTTGAATCATTAAAAAGTTTAAAACGAAATGGCTGGATGACAGTAGCAGCAGTGAGTTCGGTTATGATTACCTTAACACTCGTTGCCCTGTTTGCATCTGTAATTTTTAATACAGCAAAACTGGCTACCGATATTGAAAACAACGTTCGGGTCATGGTTTACATTCGTAAGGATGTAGCTGATAACAGTGAAACGATTGAAAAAGAAGGTCAGACAGTTACCAATAATGACTACCACAAGGTCTATGATGCTTTGAAAGCTATGCCTGCTGTTAAAAGTGTTACCTTCTCAAGTAAAGAAGAACAGTACGAAAAACTAACGGAAACAATGGGTGACGATTGGAAGGTCTTTGAAGGGGATGCAAACCCTCTCTATGATGCTTATGTCGTTGATACAAATTCTCCGAGTGATGTTAAAACGGTAGCTGAAGAAGCTAAAAAAATTGAGGGAGTATCAGAGGTTCAAGATGGTGGAGCCAACACTCAACGACTTTTTGAACTAGCTTCCTTTATCCGTGTTTGGGGATTGGTTATTGCAGGGCTCTTAATTTTTATCGCAGTCTTCCTCATTTCCAATACCATTCGTATCACTATTATTTCACGTAGTCGTGAGATTCAGATCATGCGTCTTGTAGGAGCGAAAAATGGCTATATCCGTGGTCCATTCTTGCTAGAAGGTGCTTTTATTGGCTTGCTTGGTGCAGCAATTCCTTCAGTCCTTGTATTCTTTGTTTACAATATGGTTTATCAATCGGTCAATAAATCCTTGGTAGGTCAAAACTTGTCAATGATTACGCCAGATGTGTTTATCCCTCTGATGACAGTCCTATTATTTATAATCGGAATTTTCATTGGTTCAATTGGTTCAGGGATTTCAATGCGTCGATTCTTGAAGATCTAG
- a CDS encoding PTS transporter subunit IIBC encodes MMKATFKNVLSFEFWQKFGKALMVVIAVMPAAGLMISIGKSIVMIDPNLAPLVITGGILEQIGWGVIGNLHILFALAIGGSWAKERAGGAFAAGLAFILINRITGTIFGVTGDMLKNPEAMVTTFFGGSIKVADYFISVLEAPALNMGVFVGIISGFVGATAYNKYYNFRKLPDALSFFNGKRFVPFVVILRSTIAAIVLAAFWPVVQTGINNFGIWIANSQETAPVLAPFLYGTLERLLLPFGLHHMLTIPMNYTALGGTYEVLTGAAKGTQVFGQDPLWLAWVTDLVNLKGSNADQYQHLLTTVTPARFKVGQMIGSFGILMGVIVAIYRNVDADKKHQYKGMMIATALATFLTGVTEPIEYMFMFIATPLYLVYSVVQGAAFAMADIVHLRVHSFGSIEFLTRTPLAINAGIGMDIVNFIWVTVLFAVIMYFIANFMIKKFNYATPGRNGNYETAEGASEEAAPGTPKVAAASQAVNIINLLGGRANIVDVDACMTRLRVTVKDADRVGTEEQWKAEGAMGLVMKGQGVQAIYGPKADVLKSDIQDILDSGEIIPETLPSQMTENQQNTVHYKGVTEEVYSVADGQVVALEQVEDPVFAQKMMGDGFAVEPANGNIVSPVTGTVSSIFPTKHALGLVTDSGLEVLVHIGLDTVSLEGKPFTVHVSEGQKVAAGDLLVTADLDAIREAERKTSTVVVFTNGDVLKSVKLEQTGSLAAKTAVAKVEL; translated from the coding sequence ATGATGAAAGCTACATTCAAAAATGTCTTGTCTTTCGAATTTTGGCAAAAATTCGGTAAGGCTTTAATGGTGGTTATCGCCGTTATGCCAGCGGCGGGATTGATGATCTCAATCGGTAAATCAATCGTGATGATCGACCCAAACCTTGCTCCTCTAGTGATTACAGGTGGAATCCTTGAGCAAATTGGTTGGGGGGTTATCGGTAACCTTCATATCTTGTTTGCCCTTGCTATTGGGGGAAGCTGGGCAAAAGAACGTGCAGGTGGTGCATTTGCAGCCGGACTTGCCTTTATCTTGATTAACCGTATCACAGGTACTATCTTCGGTGTTACAGGTGATATGTTGAAAAACCCTGAAGCAATGGTTACTACTTTCTTTGGTGGTTCAATCAAGGTTGCTGACTACTTTATCAGCGTTCTTGAGGCACCAGCGCTTAACATGGGGGTTTTCGTAGGGATTATCTCTGGTTTTGTTGGGGCAACAGCTTATAACAAATACTACAACTTCCGTAAACTTCCTGATGCCCTTTCATTCTTCAATGGTAAACGTTTCGTACCATTCGTCGTTATTCTTCGTTCAACTATTGCTGCAATTGTACTTGCTGCCTTTTGGCCAGTAGTTCAAACAGGTATCAACAACTTTGGTATTTGGATTGCCAACTCACAAGAAACTGCTCCAGTTCTTGCACCATTCTTGTATGGTACTTTGGAACGTTTGCTCTTGCCATTCGGTCTTCACCACATGTTGACTATCCCAATGAACTATACAGCTCTTGGTGGAACATACGAAGTGTTAACTGGTGCTGCAAAAGGAACACAAGTATTTGGTCAAGATCCACTTTGGCTTGCATGGGTAACTGACCTTGTTAACCTTAAAGGTTCAAATGCTGACCAATACCAACACCTTCTTACAACAGTCACTCCAGCTCGTTTCAAAGTTGGACAAATGATCGGTTCATTTGGTATCTTGATGGGTGTCATCGTTGCTATCTACCGCAATGTTGATGCTGACAAGAAACACCAATACAAGGGTATGATGATTGCGACAGCCCTTGCAACATTCTTGACAGGGGTTACTGAACCTATCGAGTATATGTTCATGTTCATCGCAACACCGCTTTACCTTGTTTATTCAGTAGTTCAAGGTGCTGCCTTTGCTATGGCAGATATTGTTCACCTTCGTGTCCACTCATTTGGTTCAATTGAATTCTTGACTCGTACACCATTGGCAATTAATGCTGGTATTGGTATGGATATCGTTAACTTTATCTGGGTAACTGTTCTCTTTGCGGTTATCATGTACTTCATTGCCAACTTCATGATCAAGAAATTCAACTACGCAACTCCAGGACGTAACGGAAACTACGAAACAGCTGAAGGAGCATCAGAAGAAGCAGCTCCTGGAACTCCAAAAGTTGCAGCAGCTTCTCAAGCCGTAAATATCATTAACCTTCTTGGTGGTCGTGCAAATATCGTAGATGTGGATGCATGTATGACTCGTCTTCGTGTAACTGTTAAAGATGCAGATCGCGTTGGTACTGAGGAACAATGGAAAGCAGAAGGAGCTATGGGTCTTGTCATGAAAGGACAAGGTGTCCAAGCTATCTACGGACCAAAAGCTGACGTATTGAAATCTGATATCCAAGATATTCTTGACTCAGGTGAAATTATTCCTGAAACTCTTCCAAGCCAAATGACAGAAAACCAACAAAATACTGTACACTACAAAGGTGTAACTGAAGAAGTTTACTCAGTAGCTGACGGTCAAGTTGTTGCTTTGGAACAAGTGGAAGATCCAGTTTTTGCTCAAAAAATGATGGGTGATGGATTTGCAGTAGAACCAGCAAATGGTAACATTGTATCTCCAGTTACTGGTACTGTATCAAGTATCTTCCCAACAAAACACGCTCTTGGTCTTGTCACTGACTCAGGTCTTGAAGTGCTTGTTCATATTGGTTTGGATACAGTAAGTCTTGAAGGAAAACCATTTACTGTTCATGTCTCTGAAGGACAAAAAGTGGCTGCTGGTGATCTTCTTGTTACAGCTGACTTGGATGCTATTCGAGAAGCAGAACGCAAAACATCAACAGTGGTTGTCTTCACAAATGGTGATGTCCTCAAATCAGTTAAATTAGAACAAACAGGTTCTCTTGCAGCTAAAACAGCAGTTGCTAAAGTAGAATTGTAA
- a CDS encoding endonuclease/exonuclease/phosphatase family protein produces MKFLTLNTHSWMEKEAEEKFQILLQDILEKDYDLICFQEINQEMTSPEVEVNNHYQALPSAEPIHQDHYVQLLVEKLAEKGKNYYWTWAYNHIGYDRYHEGVAILSKTPIKAREILVSDVDDPTDYHTRRVALVETEVEGKELALASVHLSWWDKGFQEEWARFEAVLKELNKPLILAGDFNNPAGQEGNQAILASPLGLQDAFEVAKERSGSYTVPPEIDGWKGNTEPLRIDYVFTTKELEVESLQVVFDGQNSPQVSDHYGLNAVLTWK; encoded by the coding sequence ATGAAATTTCTAACACTCAATACTCACAGTTGGATGGAGAAGGAAGCAGAGGAAAAATTCCAAATCTTACTCCAAGACATTCTCGAGAAGGACTATGATTTGATTTGTTTCCAAGAAATTAATCAAGAAATGACCTCGCCTGAGGTAGAGGTTAATAATCACTATCAAGCTTTACCATCAGCAGAACCCATTCATCAGGATCACTATGTCCAACTCCTGGTTGAAAAATTGGCTGAGAAAGGTAAAAACTACTACTGGACTTGGGCTTACAATCATATTGGCTATGACCGCTACCATGAAGGTGTAGCTATCTTATCCAAAACACCTATTAAGGCGCGTGAGATTTTAGTATCAGATGTAGATGATCCAACGGACTACCATACTCGTCGCGTTGCCTTGGTTGAGACAGAAGTTGAAGGCAAGGAACTTGCTCTTGCAAGCGTTCATCTCTCTTGGTGGGATAAAGGTTTCCAAGAAGAGTGGGCACGGTTTGAGGCTGTACTAAAAGAGTTGAATAAACCTCTGATTTTAGCAGGTGATTTTAATAATCCAGCTGGTCAGGAAGGCAATCAAGCGATTTTAGCTAGTCCATTAGGATTACAAGACGCGTTTGAAGTTGCAAAAGAAAGAAGTGGTAGCTATACCGTTCCACCAGAAATTGATGGTTGGAAAGGCAACACTGAACCACTACGAATCGACTACGTCTTTACGACTAAAGAGTTAGAAGTAGAGAGTTTACAAGTAGTTTTTGATGGACAAAATAGTCCACAAGTCAGTGATCATTATGGTTTGAATGCTGTATTGACCTGGAAATAA
- a CDS encoding DEAD/DEAH box helicase produces the protein MSFKKFQFKNYIAEALEELKFSTPTEVQEKLIPIVLAGRDLVGESKTGSGKTHTFLLPIFQQLDETSDSVQAVITAPSRELATQIYQAARQIAAHSDVEVRVVNYVGGTDKARQIEKLASNQPHIVIGTPGRIYDLVKSGDLAIHKAKTFVVDEADMTLDMGFLETVDKIAGSLPKDLQFMVFSATIPQKLQPFLKKYLSNPVMEKIKTKTVISDTIDNWLISTKGRDKNAQIYELTQAMQPYLAMIFVNTKTRADELHTYLTAQGLKVAKIHGDIAPRERKRIMNQVKNLDFEYIVATDLAARGIDIEGVSHVINDAIPQDLSFFVHRVGRTGRNGLPGTAITLYQPSDDSDIRELEKLGIKFTPKMVKDGEFQDTYDRDRRANREKKQDKLDIEMIGLVKKKKKKVKPGYKKKIQWAVDEKRRKTKRAENRARGRAERKAKRQTF, from the coding sequence ATGTCATTTAAGAAATTTCAATTTAAAAATTATATAGCAGAAGCCTTGGAGGAGTTGAAATTCTCAACTCCAACAGAGGTACAAGAAAAATTAATCCCTATTGTACTGGCAGGTCGTGATTTGGTGGGCGAGTCAAAAACAGGTTCAGGAAAGACTCATACTTTCTTGTTACCGATTTTCCAGCAATTAGATGAAACTAGCGATAGTGTGCAAGCAGTCATCACTGCACCAAGTCGTGAGTTGGCCACTCAAATCTACCAAGCAGCTCGTCAGATTGCAGCTCACTCAGATGTCGAAGTTCGTGTGGTTAATTATGTGGGTGGTACGGATAAGGCACGTCAGATTGAAAAACTTGCCAGCAACCAACCACATATCGTTATCGGAACGCCAGGTCGCATCTATGACTTGGTCAAATCTGGTGATTTGGCTATTCACAAGGCTAAGACCTTTGTTGTCGATGAAGCCGATATGACCTTGGATATGGGATTCTTGGAAACAGTCGATAAGATTGCAGGTAGCCTTCCAAAAGACTTGCAATTCATGGTCTTTTCAGCAACTATTCCACAAAAATTGCAACCATTCTTGAAAAAATACTTGTCAAATCCTGTCATGGAAAAAATCAAGACAAAAACAGTCATCTCAGATACGATTGATAACTGGTTGATTTCGACCAAGGGACGAGATAAGAATGCTCAGATTTATGAGTTGACGCAAGCCATGCAACCATATCTAGCCATGATTTTTGTTAATACCAAAACGCGTGCAGATGAATTGCATACATACTTAACAGCTCAAGGTTTGAAGGTAGCTAAGATTCATGGGGATATTGCTCCTCGTGAACGCAAGCGGATCATGAATCAGGTGAAAAATCTGGATTTTGAGTACATTGTCGCAACGGACTTGGCAGCGCGTGGAATTGATATTGAAGGGGTTAGTCATGTCATCAATGACGCCATTCCGCAAGACTTGTCCTTCTTTGTTCACCGTGTTGGACGAACTGGGCGCAACGGACTGCCTGGTACAGCTATTACCCTTTACCAGCCAAGTGATGACTCGGATATCCGTGAGTTGGAGAAATTAGGGATCAAGTTTACTCCTAAGATGGTCAAAGATGGAGAGTTTCAAGATACCTATGACCGTGATCGTCGTGCTAATCGTGAAAAGAAGCAGGACAAGCTTGATATTGAAATGATTGGCTTGGTTAAAAAGAAAAAGAAAAAAGTCAAACCAGGCTATAAGAAGAAGATTCAATGGGCGGTGGATGAAAAACGTCGCAAAACCAAGCGTGCTGAAAATCGTGCTCGTGGCCGTGCCGAGCGCAAAGCCAAACGCCAAACATTTTAA